The Gemella massiliensis genome contains a region encoding:
- the recA gene encoding recombinase RecA, protein MAKAKSKIKDKVTRIDREDTKGRQEAIANAIKAIEKEFGKGAIMDLSKDNPIKVESISSGSLAIDSALGIGGYPKGRIVEVFGPESSGKTTIALHAIAEVQKQGGIAAFIDAENALDIEYAKALGVDFSPGKFFLSQPDSGEQALDIAEKLILSGAIDIIVIDSVAALVPQAEIDGVMGASHVGLQARLMSQALRKLTGNINKTNTIALFINQLREKVGVTYGNPEVTTGGRALKFYSSIRLEVRKISAIKNSGENVIGNRTKIKIVKNKVAPPFKQVEVDIMFGEGISKLGELIDFGVELDIVNKSGSWFSYNGEKLGQGKENAKKVLEENQELYQEIRDAVRAELMNTESEKTKELINSSNDEENELLEEIDE, encoded by the coding sequence ATGGCAAAGGCTAAATCTAAAATAAAAGATAAAGTTACCAGAATTGATAGAGAAGATACAAAAGGAAGACAAGAAGCAATAGCTAATGCGATAAAAGCTATTGAAAAAGAATTTGGGAAAGGTGCAATAATGGATCTTTCTAAAGATAATCCCATAAAAGTTGAATCAATTTCTTCAGGCTCGCTGGCGATTGATTCGGCTCTTGGCATAGGTGGCTATCCGAAAGGGCGTATTGTTGAAGTATTCGGACCGGAGTCATCCGGAAAAACTACAATTGCATTACATGCTATTGCAGAAGTACAAAAACAAGGGGGTATAGCTGCGTTTATTGATGCGGAAAATGCGTTGGATATAGAGTATGCTAAAGCGTTAGGTGTTGATTTTTCACCCGGGAAATTCTTTTTATCACAACCCGATAGTGGAGAACAAGCATTAGATATTGCAGAAAAATTAATTTTATCCGGTGCTATCGATATTATTGTTATAGATTCAGTTGCCGCTTTGGTTCCACAAGCGGAGATTGATGGAGTAATGGGTGCCTCACACGTCGGTCTTCAAGCACGTTTGATGTCACAAGCACTTAGAAAATTAACAGGAAACATTAACAAAACTAATACAATTGCATTATTTATCAATCAACTTCGTGAAAAAGTTGGGGTAACCTATGGAAATCCTGAGGTAACAACAGGAGGACGAGCACTAAAATTTTATTCATCTATTCGTTTGGAAGTGCGTAAAATTTCTGCAATTAAAAATTCCGGAGAGAATGTAATAGGTAACAGAACAAAAATTAAAATAGTTAAAAATAAAGTAGCACCACCATTCAAACAAGTAGAAGTCGATATTATGTTTGGAGAGGGTATTTCTAAACTTGGAGAGTTAATTGATTTTGGTGTTGAACTTGATATTGTAAATAAATCGGGTTCATGGTTCTCTTATAATGGAGAAAAATTAGGACAAGGCAAGGAGAATGCAAAAAAAGTTTTAGAAGAAAACCAAGAACTATACCAAGAAATTCGTGATGCGGTAAGAGCAGAACTTATGAATACAGAATCGGAAAAAACAAAAGAGCTTATAAATTCGAGTAATGATGAAGAAAATGAATTGTTAGAGGAAATAGATGAATAA
- a CDS encoding ATP-dependent helicase, with amino-acid sequence MNLIQNMNNNQLKAILKTDGAVMVIAGAGSGKTRVLTNRIAYLISEKNVLESNILAITFTNKAAKEMKERIYSLVGETAKFIWINTFHSMCVRILRKHIDLLGYNKTFTILDTGEQKTVIKNIIKESNLPEDSYQPNSILKIISNAKNKMVTSKEMRETSKFGFMKNVAEIYCQYERYLKKNSVLDFDDLMLKTIELFEKNKDILSIYQNKFEYIHVDEYQDTNVIQYKLIKMLTAIHKNICVVGDDDQSIYSWRGACSDNIINFEKDFDNVEIIFLDQNYRSNSIILDVANSVIKNNTDRKEKALWSENKGGEKITVYAALNDRDETDDIAKKITELKLQGNSYKDIAILYRANYLSRSLENSCVSFGIPYKLIGSLKFLQRQEIRDILSYMNVLVNPNDEFSLRRIINTPKRGIGASSIEKIENYASENNISLFQALKEIENIKLSKKISTNVKLFIKLFDKYSQVEDYTIEELIIGIYKDSGYESMLKESADVYAESRIENISELVSSAKQFSSMNDNLIDFISEMSLTSDSDDENEDDAVTLSTVHAAKGLEYKVVFIMGLEENLFPSIRDADSSEDEKNKMEEERRLAYVAITRAKEKLFMSYANRRMQFGNIKMNKRSRFLDEVPGNLVNFESSFGDLENTNDKIQSVNKFVSKLSPKIKIDDKPKISAKSANYSVGDKVNHKKFGDGVVVEIKHDSVKVNFEEVGVKILLIEYVKLTRKG; translated from the coding sequence GTGAATTTAATTCAAAATATGAATAATAATCAACTAAAAGCTATTTTAAAAACAGATGGTGCAGTTATGGTTATAGCAGGAGCCGGAAGTGGTAAAACTAGGGTGCTTACTAACCGAATAGCATATTTAATTTCAGAAAAAAATGTGTTAGAAAGTAATATTCTTGCTATTACGTTTACAAATAAAGCGGCAAAAGAAATGAAAGAAAGAATTTATTCACTAGTAGGAGAAACGGCTAAATTTATTTGGATAAATACCTTTCACTCAATGTGTGTACGTATTCTAAGGAAACATATTGATTTATTAGGTTATAATAAGACATTTACAATCTTAGATACCGGTGAGCAAAAAACTGTAATAAAAAATATAATCAAAGAATCAAATTTACCGGAAGATTCTTATCAACCAAATAGCATATTAAAAATTATTTCTAATGCAAAAAATAAAATGGTTACCTCTAAAGAAATGAGAGAAACATCAAAATTCGGATTTATGAAAAATGTAGCAGAAATATATTGTCAATATGAAAGATATTTGAAAAAAAATAGTGTTTTAGATTTTGATGATTTAATGCTGAAAACTATAGAATTATTTGAAAAAAATAAAGATATATTAAGTATTTACCAAAATAAATTCGAATACATCCATGTTGATGAATATCAAGATACCAATGTAATACAATATAAGTTAATAAAGATGTTAACAGCGATTCATAAAAATATTTGTGTTGTTGGAGATGATGATCAAAGTATTTACAGTTGGCGTGGTGCGTGTAGTGATAATATTATAAATTTTGAAAAAGATTTTGATAATGTAGAAATTATTTTTTTAGATCAAAATTATCGTTCAAATTCGATAATATTAGATGTAGCAAATTCAGTTATTAAAAACAATACTGATAGAAAAGAAAAGGCACTCTGGTCTGAGAATAAGGGCGGCGAAAAAATAACAGTTTATGCTGCATTAAATGATAGAGATGAAACCGATGATATTGCTAAGAAAATCACAGAGTTAAAACTTCAAGGAAATTCATATAAAGATATAGCAATACTGTATCGAGCAAACTATCTGTCTCGTTCTTTAGAAAACTCTTGTGTATCATTCGGTATACCGTACAAGCTGATTGGTTCATTAAAATTCTTACAACGACAAGAAATTAGAGATATATTATCTTACATGAATGTTTTGGTAAACCCAAATGATGAATTTAGTCTAAGAAGAATTATTAATACCCCTAAACGTGGTATAGGTGCCAGTTCCATAGAAAAAATAGAAAATTATGCTAGTGAGAACAATATTTCATTATTTCAAGCGCTTAAAGAAATTGAAAATATAAAACTTTCTAAGAAAATATCTACAAATGTTAAGTTGTTTATAAAACTGTTTGATAAATATTCGCAAGTAGAAGATTATACCATTGAAGAGTTAATTATAGGAATTTATAAAGATTCAGGATATGAAAGTATGTTAAAAGAATCTGCTGATGTCTATGCTGAAAGTAGAATAGAAAACATTTCAGAATTAGTATCATCAGCAAAACAGTTTTCAAGTATGAATGACAATTTAATTGATTTTATTTCTGAAATGTCGCTTACTTCTGATTCTGATGATGAAAATGAAGATGATGCTGTAACATTATCTACAGTTCATGCAGCTAAAGGTCTTGAGTATAAAGTGGTATTTATTATGGGACTTGAGGAAAATCTTTTTCCTTCTATTCGTGATGCCGATAGTTCAGAAGATGAAAAAAATAAAATGGAAGAAGAAAGACGCTTAGCTTATGTAGCTATAACTCGAGCAAAAGAAAAATTATTTATGTCATATGCCAATAGGCGTATGCAATTTGGTAATATAAAAATGAATAAACGCTCCAGATTTTTAGATGAAGTTCCCGGTAATTTAGTGAACTTTGAATCATCGTTTGGAGATTTGGAAAACACTAATGATAAAATACAAAGTGTAAATAAATTTGTAAGTAAACTTAGTCCAAAAATAAAAATTGATGACAAGCCAAAAATTAGTGCCAAAAGTGCGAATTATTCCGTTGGCGATAAGGTTAATCATAAAAAATTTGGAGATGGTGTAGTGGTAGAAATAAAACATGATAGTGTTAAAGTGAATTTCGAAGAAGTTGGGGTTAAGATACTTCTTATAGAATATGTGAAGTTGACAAGAAAGGGATAA
- the ligA gene encoding NAD-dependent DNA ligase LigA: MQHIKDEILKLVDLLNKYSYEYYVDDNPTVSDTEYDTLYKQLEKLEKKYPEYILENSPTKRVGDVVLEEFQKVTHTVPMLSLSNTFSIDEINDFDGRIRKLIPENKIEYICELKIDGLAISINYENGKLIEAATRGDGMIGENVTENIKTIFSIPKILKNNKTFEVRGEVYLPKKSFELLNNNRKKNGEQLFANPRNAAAGSLRQLDSKITAKRKLSAFIYSVVGENDINSQEEALILAKEYSFPINTNYKLCKNITEVGDYIKYWEENKDNLPYAIDGIVIKVNSFSSQEIVGYTQKSPRWATAYKFPEEELATKLLDIELSVGRTGIITPVAVLEPINISGSVVSKASLHNKDIIDELDIHIGDMVIVKKAGEIIPKVVRVVKELRNENSLKYEMPNICPSCKEKTITKEDDPFTRCVNPNCPEQNIRKIIHFASRDALNIEGLGDKVVATLYEKKLIQHVIDLYSLTKEKIIDIERMGEKSVDNLLNAIEDSKNISLDRLIYALGILNVGKKAGKILAENYGTLLSFSKATMEELLELQDVGKITAESIIDYFSDENNLKFISDLIALGINPAYNKEKINEDNLFNKKTVVLTGKLISLTRNEAKESLERLGAKVTGSVTKNTDLVVAGEKAGSKLKKAKELNISVISEEEFINLIKEV, translated from the coding sequence ATGCAACATATTAAAGATGAAATATTAAAACTGGTAGATCTTTTAAACAAATATTCCTATGAATATTATGTTGACGATAATCCGACAGTTAGCGATACAGAATATGACACTTTATATAAACAATTAGAAAAATTGGAAAAAAAATATCCGGAATATATATTGGAAAACTCACCTACAAAACGTGTAGGGGATGTTGTATTGGAAGAATTTCAAAAAGTTACCCATACTGTGCCTATGCTTAGCTTATCAAATACGTTTTCTATAGATGAAATTAATGATTTTGATGGTAGAATTAGAAAACTAATACCGGAAAATAAAATAGAATATATTTGTGAGTTAAAAATAGATGGTTTAGCAATATCTATAAATTATGAAAACGGAAAATTAATAGAGGCTGCAACACGTGGAGACGGAATGATTGGAGAAAATGTAACAGAAAATATAAAAACCATTTTTTCTATCCCTAAAATCTTAAAAAATAATAAAACTTTTGAAGTACGCGGTGAAGTCTATCTCCCGAAAAAATCTTTTGAATTATTAAATAATAATCGTAAAAAAAATGGAGAACAACTTTTTGCAAATCCGAGAAATGCAGCAGCCGGCTCTTTAAGACAATTAGATTCAAAAATTACCGCAAAAAGAAAATTATCAGCATTTATTTATTCTGTAGTCGGTGAAAATGATATTAATTCACAAGAAGAAGCGTTAATATTGGCAAAAGAATATTCATTTCCAATAAATACCAATTATAAATTATGTAAAAACATCACTGAGGTGGGAGATTATATAAAATATTGGGAAGAGAATAAGGATAATTTACCTTATGCTATAGACGGAATAGTAATAAAGGTTAACTCGTTTTCTTCGCAGGAAATAGTAGGTTATACCCAGAAAAGTCCACGTTGGGCAACAGCATATAAGTTTCCGGAAGAAGAACTTGCCACAAAATTGCTTGATATTGAACTTAGTGTAGGCAGAACAGGAATAATTACGCCGGTGGCTGTTTTAGAGCCTATTAATATATCGGGCTCTGTTGTTTCAAAGGCTTCTTTACATAATAAGGATATTATTGACGAATTGGATATTCATATTGGTGATATGGTTATAGTGAAAAAAGCAGGAGAAATTATTCCTAAAGTGGTAAGGGTTGTTAAAGAACTACGTAATGAAAATTCACTAAAATATGAAATGCCGAATATATGCCCCTCATGCAAGGAAAAAACAATAACAAAAGAAGATGATCCGTTTACACGCTGTGTTAATCCAAATTGTCCTGAACAGAATATTAGAAAAATAATTCATTTTGCCAGTCGTGATGCTTTAAATATAGAAGGTCTTGGTGATAAAGTGGTCGCTACACTGTATGAAAAAAAACTTATTCAACATGTTATTGATTTGTATAGTTTAACAAAAGAAAAAATAATAGATATAGAACGAATGGGCGAAAAGTCTGTTGATAATCTTCTAAATGCAATTGAAGATTCTAAAAATATTAGTTTGGACAGACTTATTTATGCTCTTGGTATCTTGAATGTTGGTAAAAAAGCTGGTAAAATATTAGCTGAAAACTATGGAACATTATTATCTTTTTCTAAAGCCACTATGGAGGAATTGTTAGAGCTTCAAGATGTTGGGAAAATTACGGCAGAGTCAATTATTGATTATTTTTCAGATGAAAATAATTTGAAATTTATTAGTGATTTAATTGCATTAGGAATTAACCCTGCTTATAATAAAGAGAAAATAAATGAAGATAATTTATTTAACAAAAAAACTGTTGTCCTTACCGGGAAACTAATCAGCTTAACACGTAATGAAGCTAAAGAAAGTCTTGAACGTTTAGGGGCAAAAGTAACAGGAAGTGTTACTAAAAATACTGATTTAGTAGTAGCAGGTGAAAAAGCCGGTTCAAAATTAAAAAAAGCAAAGGAATTAAATATTTCTGTAATCAGCGAAGAAGAATTTATAAATTTAATTAAAGAGGTGTAA
- a CDS encoding LapA family protein, whose amino-acid sequence MDNKLPYKIFGLVILFVSIITFFIMNYNSVPVSFIFFTVKLPLTLLFFICFFIGIGIASFYWYSKYKTLEKKWERTEKLLFSKEKLEDDSNDKNNN is encoded by the coding sequence ATGGATAATAAATTACCTTATAAAATTTTTGGTCTAGTAATTTTATTTGTATCTATAATAACATTTTTTATAATGAATTATAACTCAGTTCCTGTTTCATTTATATTTTTTACTGTAAAATTACCGCTAACATTATTATTTTTTATATGCTTTTTTATCGGGATAGGAATAGCTAGTTTTTATTGGTATTCAAAATATAAAACATTAGAAAAAAAATGGGAAAGAACAGAAAAATTATTATTTTCAAAAGAAAAATTGGAAGATGACTCTAATGATAAAAATAATAATTAA
- the recJ gene encoding single-stranded-DNA-specific exonuclease RecJ encodes MGLKYNWIYPQYNEKFLEEVVSYNISNNIGKILNARGVSTIEDVKKYFSDEYEEGYDPFLIYDMKKAVDRINQAISNEEKILVYGDYDADGITSTVLLVETLISMGADVSSYIPNRFDEGYGPNKEAFKKIIESGITLIITVDNGIAGIEEVDFANKLDCDIIITDHHKIQDTLPNAYAIIHPEHPKGTYPFKKLAGVGVAFKLAHALLEIYPDFLLDLVAIGTVADMVPMVDENRIFVKQGLELLNEDLRIGIKMLLELSGITTKIDEQTIGFYIAPKLNSIGRMDSAKLGLSFLMTEDIEQARQLARRIEEYNINRKTVTETIIKDVINQIETTGKKDKNILMIASEKYHEGVLGIVASKITELYNKPALVMKDNGGILKGSARSVYDFNIYDAINKIGNLFNAYGGHTLAAGFSFEKNNFELIEQGLDKKYKEYVSTHELKLDKKIDIVTHLEEVSYQFLSSLDTLKPYGMDFEKPTVLLENVNVIDKVYFGKDKQYLRLIISDETSTLECVSFKDNSLFRFVEKNDIIDLLCTLDKNNFNGHTKLQAQIIDLEIKEFLFEDLRNTTFNIDNIETDSLKISKKLDNPQNNYFKYKDISNINGVFDNIYLLDVPQSRGQILELLKLQPKKIYVVCKEKQIMSDYYKIDKARLIKLFNLLIRTKEKKINITKTLQKLLNLLETNVDSLKIMIQIFQELELIQVINNTIILNSNYATVNLRQSPSFVSMENIFEMEKLFLKENIMIINKKFENIL; translated from the coding sequence ATGGGATTGAAGTATAATTGGATTTATCCACAATATAATGAAAAATTTTTAGAAGAAGTTGTATCCTATAACATTTCAAATAATATCGGTAAAATATTAAATGCAAGAGGTGTTTCGACAATCGAAGATGTAAAAAAATATTTTTCTGATGAATATGAAGAAGGATATGATCCATTTTTGATTTATGATATGAAAAAAGCTGTTGATAGAATAAATCAAGCAATAAGTAATGAAGAAAAAATATTAGTCTATGGTGACTATGATGCTGACGGTATTACATCAACAGTACTTTTAGTAGAAACATTGATTTCTATGGGGGCTGATGTTTCTTCTTACATTCCTAATCGTTTTGATGAAGGGTACGGGCCTAACAAAGAAGCATTTAAAAAAATAATAGAATCAGGTATTACTCTTATTATAACAGTAGATAATGGGATAGCCGGCATAGAAGAAGTAGATTTTGCCAATAAATTAGACTGTGATATCATTATTACTGATCATCATAAAATTCAAGATACATTACCGAATGCTTATGCAATAATCCATCCGGAGCACCCTAAAGGAACATATCCTTTTAAAAAGTTGGCAGGAGTGGGAGTTGCATTTAAATTGGCACATGCACTCTTAGAGATTTATCCGGATTTTTTATTAGATTTAGTTGCCATAGGGACGGTTGCAGATATGGTTCCTATGGTTGATGAAAATAGAATTTTTGTAAAACAAGGTTTGGAATTATTAAATGAAGATTTGCGAATTGGAATAAAAATGTTGCTAGAATTATCCGGTATTACAACAAAAATTGATGAACAAACGATTGGTTTTTATATTGCACCAAAGTTAAATTCTATCGGAAGGATGGATAGCGCAAAACTGGGACTATCATTTTTAATGACGGAAGACATTGAACAAGCTAGACAATTAGCACGAAGAATAGAAGAGTACAATATAAATCGAAAAACAGTAACTGAAACAATTATCAAAGATGTTATTAATCAAATAGAAACAACAGGTAAAAAAGATAAAAATATACTTATGATAGCAAGTGAAAAATATCATGAGGGAGTTCTCGGTATAGTCGCTTCAAAAATTACTGAATTATACAATAAACCCGCTCTTGTTATGAAAGATAATGGGGGTATTTTAAAAGGATCGGCACGAAGTGTTTATGATTTTAATATTTATGATGCTATAAATAAAATAGGAAACTTATTTAATGCTTATGGCGGCCATACACTTGCAGCCGGATTTTCATTTGAAAAGAATAATTTTGAACTAATAGAACAAGGATTAGATAAAAAATATAAAGAATATGTTAGCACTCATGAATTAAAGTTAGATAAAAAAATTGATATTGTCACCCATTTAGAAGAAGTAAGTTATCAATTTTTAAGTTCATTGGATACACTTAAGCCGTATGGAATGGATTTTGAAAAACCGACTGTATTGCTGGAAAATGTCAATGTTATAGACAAGGTATATTTTGGTAAAGATAAACAGTATTTACGTTTAATTATATCAGATGAAACAAGTACCTTAGAATGCGTTAGTTTTAAAGATAATTCTTTATTTAGATTTGTTGAAAAAAATGATATAATTGATTTACTTTGTACACTGGATAAAAATAATTTTAACGGTCATACAAAGTTGCAAGCACAAATTATTGATTTAGAAATAAAAGAATTTTTATTTGAAGACTTAAGAAATACAACGTTCAACATTGATAATATTGAGACTGATAGTTTGAAAATATCTAAAAAACTGGATAATCCACAGAATAATTACTTTAAATATAAAGATATTTCCAATATAAATGGAGTATTTGATAATATATATTTACTTGATGTTCCACAATCAAGAGGTCAAATTCTGGAGCTATTAAAATTACAACCTAAAAAAATATATGTTGTATGTAAAGAAAAACAAATAATGTCAGATTATTATAAAATAGATAAAGCTAGATTGATTAAGTTATTTAATTTATTAATTCGTACTAAAGAAAAGAAAATTAATATAACAAAAACTTTGCAGAAATTATTGAATTTATTGGAAACAAATGTTGATAGTTTAAAAATAATGATACAAATTTTTCAAGAACTTGAATTAATACAAGTTATAAATAATACTATTATCTTAAATTCAAATTATGCAACAGTTAATTTAAGACAATCACCAAGTTTTGTTTCAATGGAAAATATTTTCGAAATGGAGAAATTATTTTTAAAAGAAAATATAATGATAATAAATAAAAAATTTGAAAATATATTATAA
- the ylxM gene encoding YlxM family DNA-binding protein, producing MEIEKIIQITQLYDFYSELLSEKQKQYLNDYFFYDLSLTEISENYSISKQAVSNNIKRTVAELEQFEEKLNLIKLNNERLFLLNEIKKITDNKDILDYIYQLEKLEN from the coding sequence GTGGAGATAGAAAAAATTATTCAAATTACACAACTATATGATTTTTATTCTGAATTACTTAGTGAAAAACAAAAACAGTATCTTAACGATTATTTTTTTTATGATTTATCACTAACAGAAATTTCAGAAAATTATTCAATATCGAAACAAGCTGTTTCGAATAATATTAAAAGAACGGTAGCTGAATTAGAACAATTTGAAGAAAAATTAAATTTAATTAAATTAAACAATGAACGATTATTTTTATTAAATGAAATAAAAAAAATAACTGATAACAAGGATATTTTAGATTACATTTATCAGTTAGAAAAACTTGAAAATTAG
- the ffh gene encoding signal recognition particle protein yields the protein MAFENLSERLQNTIAKLTGKGKVSEADVKEMMREVRLALLEADVNFKVVKSFVKKISERAVGTEVMKSLTPAQQIVKIVNEELVELLGGSNVELNQGGKITTVMMVGLQGAGKTTTAGKLALKVKKTMKKKPLLIAADVYRPAAVQQLRTLGKQLDIEVFYVDKDPVDIVKEGLEYAKEHYFNYVIVDTAGRLHIDELLMDELKNIKQAVTPDEILLVVDSMIGQEAVNIATSFDEQLDITGLVLTKLDGDTRGGAALSIKSITGKPIKLVGMGEKMNDLELFHPERMASRILGMGDVLTLIEKAQASIDEDEAKKMQEKMMNQSFTFEDFLTQLEQVKKLGSIKDILGMLPGMGKIKNINLDSVDEKQFVYVEAIIKSMTPEERQNPDIISVPRRKRIAQGSGRPISEVHKLIKQFEEMRKMMKQFGGIMNDKSKRKGLGKMFGGKLPF from the coding sequence ATGGCATTTGAAAATTTGTCGGAAAGACTACAAAATACAATAGCTAAATTGACCGGTAAAGGGAAAGTTTCTGAGGCGGATGTTAAAGAAATGATGCGAGAAGTTCGTCTTGCGTTATTGGAAGCTGACGTTAATTTTAAAGTTGTAAAGAGTTTTGTAAAAAAAATTAGTGAGCGGGCTGTGGGTACGGAAGTTATGAAATCACTGACACCGGCTCAACAAATTGTAAAAATTGTTAATGAAGAATTGGTTGAATTGTTAGGTGGCTCTAATGTTGAATTAAATCAAGGCGGGAAAATCACAACCGTTATGATGGTTGGACTACAAGGTGCAGGTAAAACGACAACCGCCGGGAAATTAGCGTTAAAAGTTAAAAAAACGATGAAGAAAAAACCGTTGCTTATTGCAGCCGATGTTTATCGTCCGGCTGCTGTTCAACAATTACGAACACTGGGAAAACAATTGGATATAGAAGTGTTTTATGTTGATAAAGATCCTGTTGATATTGTAAAAGAAGGATTGGAATATGCCAAAGAGCATTATTTTAACTATGTAATTGTTGATACTGCCGGTCGTTTACATATTGATGAACTATTAATGGATGAATTAAAAAATATTAAACAAGCTGTTACACCGGACGAAATTTTACTTGTTGTTGATTCGATGATAGGGCAAGAAGCTGTCAATATAGCTACATCATTTGACGAACAACTTGATATTACAGGTTTAGTATTAACAAAACTGGACGGTGATACTCGTGGTGGTGCTGCTTTGTCTATTAAATCTATTACCGGAAAACCGATAAAATTGGTTGGTATGGGTGAGAAGATGAATGATCTTGAATTATTCCATCCGGAACGTATGGCATCACGTATATTGGGGATGGGTGATGTATTGACATTGATAGAAAAGGCACAAGCGTCTATTGATGAAGATGAAGCAAAAAAAATGCAAGAAAAAATGATGAATCAAAGTTTCACATTTGAAGATTTTCTAACACAACTTGAACAAGTAAAAAAACTTGGTAGTATTAAAGATATATTAGGTATGCTACCGGGTATGGGTAAAATAAAAAATATAAATCTTGATTCTGTTGATGAAAAACAATTTGTTTATGTTGAAGCGATTATTAAATCAATGACACCGGAAGAACGTCAAAATCCTGATATTATCAGTGTTCCACGCAGAAAACGTATAGCACAAGGTAGTGGACGACCGATAAGTGAAGTACATAAGTTAATTAAACAATTTGAAGAGATGCGTAAAATGATGAAACAATTTGGCGGTATTATGAATGATAAATCAAAAAGAAAGGGACTTGGAAAAATGTTTGGTGGCAAACTTCCATTTTAG
- the trmL gene encoding tRNA (uridine(34)/cytosine(34)/5-carboxymethylaminomethyluridine(34)-2'-O)-methyltransferase TrmL has translation MNHIVLFQPEIPANTGNIARTCVGTNTRLHLIRPLGFSIDDKDVKRAGLDYWKDLDLVVWDSFEEFLAATDDKCYYLITKFGEKIYSDFNFSNRKNKDIYFIFGRETKGLPKDFRELYHKQTLRIPMSDNVRSLNLSNTAALIIYEALRQQNFNELH, from the coding sequence ATGAATCATATAGTTTTATTTCAACCGGAAATTCCAGCTAATACCGGAAATATTGCACGTACATGCGTCGGAACAAATACACGATTACATCTTATAAGACCGCTCGGTTTTTCTATTGATGATAAGGATGTAAAACGTGCAGGTCTTGACTATTGGAAAGATTTAGATTTAGTCGTTTGGGACAGTTTTGAAGAATTTTTAGCTGCTACCGATGATAAATGTTATTATCTTATAACAAAATTCGGAGAGAAAATATATTCTGATTTTAATTTTTCCAACAGGAAGAATAAAGATATTTACTTTATTTTCGGGCGTGAAACGAAAGGGTTACCCAAAGATTTCAGAGAATTATATCACAAGCAAACTTTAAGAATTCCTATGAGTGATAATGTCAGATCTCTTAATCTTTCAAACACAGCAGCACTAATTATATATGAAGCATTAAGACAACAAAATTTTAATGAATTACATTAA
- the ybeY gene encoding rRNA maturation RNase YbeY, whose translation MSFVDIIDNNNLIEDSIKEMLLSLLDTAAEYENINTDIADMSLTFVNKDEIQYINREYRGKDVPTDVISFALNDEVEDEINIIGLENEINSLGDVIICVDIAKEQALEYNHSFDREIGFLAVHGFLHLLGYDHMNKDDEKEMFEKQEIILEKFGLRR comes from the coding sequence ATGAGTTTTGTAGATATTATTGATAATAATAATTTGATTGAAGATAGTATAAAAGAAATGCTATTGTCACTTTTAGACACGGCTGCCGAATATGAAAATATAAATACCGATATTGCTGATATGTCACTTACGTTTGTTAATAAAGATGAAATTCAATATATAAATCGTGAATATCGTGGAAAAGATGTTCCCACTGATGTTATTTCATTCGCTTTAAATGATGAAGTCGAAGACGAAATTAATATTATCGGTTTAGAAAATGAAATCAACTCCCTTGGCGATGTTATTATTTGTGTTGATATTGCTAAGGAACAAGCATTGGAATATAATCATAGTTTTGATAGAGAAATAGGATTTCTAGCAGTTCACGGTTTCTTACATCTTTTAGGATATGATCATATGAATAAAGATGATGAAAAAGAAATGTTTGAGAAACAGGAAATTATTTTAGAAAAATTTGGATTGAGGAGATAA